Proteins from a genomic interval of Polaribacter sejongensis:
- a CDS encoding acyl-CoA dehydrogenase: MDFSLTEEHIMIRDAARDFAQTELLPGVIERDNKQEFPNELVKKMGDLGFLGIMVDPKYGGSGMDAISYVLIMEELSKIDASASVIVSVNNSLVCYGLEAYASEEQKQKYLTKLATGEFVGAFCLSEPEAGSDATSQATTAIDKGDHYIINGTKNWITSGGRADVYLVIAQTDREKGHRGINAFIVEKGTEGFHVGPKEDKLGIRGSDTHTLQFNDVKVPKENRIGEDGFGFKFAMKTLSGGRIGIAAQALGIAAGAYELALKYSKQRKAFGTEICNHQAIAFKLADMHTEIEAARMLVMKAAWDKDQGNNYDMSSAMAKLYASKVAMEHTVEAVQIHGGNGFVKDYHVERLMRDAKITQIYEGTSEIQKIVISRGIIKG, translated from the coding sequence ATGGATTTTAGTTTAACAGAAGAACACATCATGATTCGAGATGCCGCAAGAGACTTTGCGCAAACAGAATTATTACCAGGCGTTATAGAAAGAGACAACAAACAAGAATTCCCAAATGAGTTGGTAAAAAAAATGGGAGATCTTGGTTTTCTAGGAATTATGGTAGATCCAAAATATGGAGGAAGCGGTATGGACGCCATTTCTTACGTATTAATAATGGAAGAACTTTCTAAAATTGACGCTTCTGCTTCTGTAATTGTATCAGTAAACAACTCTTTAGTATGTTACGGATTAGAAGCATATGCCAGCGAAGAACAAAAACAAAAATATTTAACAAAATTAGCCACAGGAGAATTTGTTGGCGCCTTTTGCCTAAGCGAACCAGAAGCAGGCTCTGACGCAACATCTCAAGCAACAACTGCAATAGACAAAGGAGACCACTATATAATTAACGGAACCAAAAATTGGATTACAAGTGGTGGACGTGCAGATGTTTATTTAGTAATTGCACAAACCGATAGAGAAAAAGGACACCGAGGCATCAATGCTTTTATTGTAGAAAAAGGAACAGAAGGTTTTCATGTAGGCCCAAAAGAAGACAAATTAGGAATTCGTGGTTCAGACACACACACGTTACAATTTAACGATGTAAAAGTACCAAAAGAAAATAGAATTGGTGAAGATGGATTTGGTTTTAAGTTTGCCATGAAAACACTTTCTGGCGGAAGAATCGGTATTGCAGCACAAGCTTTAGGTATTGCAGCTGGCGCGTACGAATTAGCTTTAAAATACTCTAAACAACGAAAAGCATTCGGAACCGAAATCTGCAACCACCAAGCTATTGCTTTTAAATTAGCCGATATGCACACAGAAATAGAAGCAGCAAGAATGTTGGTTATGAAAGCAGCTTGGGATAAAGACCAAGGCAACAACTACGACATGTCTAGCGCAATGGCAAAACTCTACGCTAGTAAAGTCGCTATGGAACACACCGTAGAAGCTGTTCAAATTCACGGAGGAAACGGATTTGTAAAAGACTACCACGTAGAACGCTTAATGCGAGATGCAAAAATTACACAGATTTATGAAGGTACTTCCGAGATTCAGAAAATTGTAATTTCTCGTGGAATTATCAAAGGTTAA
- a CDS encoding tRNA pseudouridine(38-40) synthase TruA, which produces MKYSFSYIVRLQFLGFRFSGWQKQTNAKTLHDMVDKTLSFVFEETHYKTIGVGRTDAKVSANTYYIQMFTDKIVKEDTFIASLNANFSPDFRAISIQKVDRGFNVINAPKIKEYHYYFSFGEKNHPFSAPFIVNVDGNLDLETMEEAARLFAGEHYFHKYCTRPSEKTIFKRIIDSCEIIENDVLTANFFPEKSYIFKVRGKGFLRYQIRLMMATLFEVGKGNLDLQFIEASLKEDNDRKYMRNNAPSSGLQLYDIELEL; this is translated from the coding sequence ATGAAATATTCATTTTCTTATATAGTTAGGTTACAATTTCTTGGTTTCCGATTTTCTGGGTGGCAAAAACAAACAAATGCTAAAACTTTACACGATATGGTAGATAAAACCTTGTCTTTTGTTTTTGAAGAGACTCATTATAAGACTATTGGAGTAGGGAGGACAGATGCTAAAGTTTCTGCAAATACATACTATATTCAAATGTTTACAGATAAAATAGTGAAGGAAGATACTTTTATAGCGTCTCTAAATGCTAATTTTTCACCAGACTTTAGGGCTATTTCTATACAAAAGGTAGATAGAGGTTTTAATGTGATTAACGCTCCGAAGATTAAAGAGTACCATTATTACTTCTCTTTTGGTGAGAAAAACCATCCTTTTTCTGCGCCTTTTATTGTAAATGTTGATGGAAATCTAGATTTAGAAACGATGGAAGAAGCGGCGAGGTTGTTTGCTGGTGAGCATTATTTTCATAAGTACTGCACAAGGCCTTCAGAAAAAACGATATTTAAAAGAATAATTGACTCTTGTGAAATTATAGAGAACGATGTTTTAACGGCTAATTTTTTTCCAGAAAAGTCTTATATATTTAAGGTGAGAGGGAAGGGGTTTTTGCGTTACCAGATTCGATTAATGATGGCGACGTTATTTGAAGTTGGAAAAGGGAATTTAGATTTGCAGTTTATTGAAGCTTCTTTAAAAGAAGATAATGATAGAAAATATATGAGAAATAATGCGCCCTCCTCTGGTTTGCAATTGTATGATATTGAGTTGGAGTTGTAA
- a CDS encoding outer membrane beta-barrel protein produces MKKVIFTLLLATSLITTAQENEDKGTFTLSGTVDVYGTTNFTRDPGTPGILIAAPENANAFGLGFANTVFAYEKGKAGVVADIAFGPRADDANMAGAINQLYAYYNVSDKLTITAGQFNTFLGYEVINPSANFNYTVSYLFNAGPFSHTGIKADYAVSEDLSFMLAVTNAHGISSADGNLTDDTQLGAQVGYKGQYLNFITGAVSAGGATDWMFLDYTGGFDLTDTFYVGINAAYANSSDADEGYQGVALYLQNAFSDKFSLGLRPELFTTSAGSVDSNVTAFTLTSNINLTSNLKFITDLRFDNSDDYIIEAFPTEKNTSTLTMAAVYSF; encoded by the coding sequence ATGAAAAAAGTAATTTTCACATTATTATTAGCTACTAGCCTAATAACTACAGCTCAAGAAAACGAAGACAAAGGAACTTTTACATTAAGCGGTACAGTAGATGTATACGGCACAACTAACTTTACAAGAGACCCTGGAACACCAGGAATATTAATTGCAGCTCCAGAAAATGCAAATGCATTTGGCTTAGGATTTGCTAACACCGTATTTGCTTACGAAAAAGGTAAAGCTGGTGTTGTTGCAGATATCGCTTTTGGACCAAGAGCAGATGACGCAAACATGGCAGGAGCAATTAATCAATTATATGCTTACTACAACGTATCTGATAAATTAACAATTACCGCAGGTCAGTTCAACACATTTTTAGGATATGAAGTTATCAATCCTTCAGCAAACTTTAACTACACTGTATCTTACTTATTTAATGCAGGTCCTTTTTCTCACACAGGAATAAAAGCAGACTACGCAGTTTCTGAAGACTTATCTTTCATGTTAGCTGTAACAAACGCACACGGTATTTCCAGTGCAGACGGAAACCTTACTGACGACACCCAATTAGGAGCTCAAGTAGGATACAAAGGTCAATACTTAAACTTTATTACTGGAGCAGTAAGTGCTGGAGGAGCAACAGACTGGATGTTTTTAGACTACACAGGTGGTTTCGATTTAACAGACACTTTTTACGTAGGTATAAATGCAGCTTACGCAAACTCTAGTGACGCCGACGAAGGATACCAAGGTGTAGCACTATACTTACAAAATGCTTTTTCTGACAAATTCTCTTTAGGATTAAGACCAGAACTTTTTACAACTAGCGCAGGAAGTGTAGATAGCAATGTAACAGCTTTCACTTTAACCTCTAACATTAACTTAACAAGCAACTTAAAGTTTATAACTGATTTAAGATTTGATAATTCTGACGATTATATTATCGAAGCTTTTCCAACAGAGAAAAACACTTCTACCTTAACAATGGCAGCGGTATATTCTTTCTAA
- a CDS encoding ammonium transporter encodes MSLFLTLFQDTPVTEVSKAVEQINGDMGMLWMLIAGILVFLMQAGFTLVESGMTRSKNAVNIAMKNLLDICVGSLTFWLVGYSLMYGDTSNGWFFWSGLFQGEGADLFFQTMFAATTATIVSGAIAGRTKYSTYIIFSIVMTAVIYPISGGWQWQGSGWLTEMGFIDFAGSSIVHSVGGWAALVAAFMVGPRIGKYVDGKVLPIPGHNQILATLGVFILWFGWFGFNGGSQLAWGGADSIAASNVVLITNLSAAAGGLGALITTWIWYGKPNLAQTLNGVLAGLVSITAGCGNMTAGGAVLAGLIGGIIVVFAIEIIEKKLKIDDAIGAASVHGVAGAWGTLVIGLWGVDGDTAIGLFNGGGAAQLGVQATGVLAYAAWAIGLSFIVLGILKATMGLRVSKEVEIEGLDVHEHGSIAYPGVRQREFDDK; translated from the coding sequence ATGAGCTTATTTTTAACACTATTTCAAGACACACCAGTTACAGAAGTTTCAAAAGCTGTTGAACAAATAAATGGAGACATGGGAATGCTCTGGATGCTTATTGCAGGTATCTTAGTTTTCTTAATGCAAGCAGGATTTACATTAGTAGAATCTGGAATGACAAGATCTAAGAATGCAGTTAACATTGCAATGAAAAACTTATTAGATATTTGTGTAGGCTCATTAACGTTTTGGTTAGTTGGATACTCTTTAATGTACGGAGACACTTCTAACGGATGGTTCTTCTGGAGCGGTTTATTTCAAGGTGAAGGAGCAGATTTATTTTTCCAAACTATGTTTGCTGCAACAACTGCAACTATAGTTTCTGGTGCAATTGCAGGTAGAACAAAATACTCTACATATATTATTTTCTCTATTGTAATGACCGCTGTTATTTATCCAATTTCTGGAGGATGGCAATGGCAAGGTAGTGGATGGTTAACAGAAATGGGATTCATCGATTTTGCAGGTTCTTCAATTGTACACTCTGTAGGTGGATGGGCTGCTTTAGTTGCCGCTTTTATGGTAGGTCCAAGAATTGGAAAATATGTAGATGGAAAAGTATTACCTATTCCTGGTCATAATCAAATATTAGCAACTTTAGGCGTATTCATCCTTTGGTTTGGATGGTTTGGTTTTAATGGTGGATCTCAACTAGCTTGGGGTGGCGCTGACTCTATTGCTGCATCAAACGTAGTATTAATCACAAACTTATCAGCTGCTGCTGGTGGATTAGGAGCATTAATCACTACTTGGATCTGGTACGGTAAACCTAACTTAGCACAAACTCTTAACGGTGTATTAGCTGGTTTGGTAAGTATTACTGCTGGTTGTGGAAACATGACCGCTGGAGGCGCTGTACTTGCTGGTTTAATTGGAGGTATCATTGTAGTTTTTGCAATTGAAATTATAGAAAAGAAATTAAAAATTGACGATGCTATTGGAGCTGCTTCTGTACACGGTGTTGCCGGTGCATGGGGAACTTTAGTTATAGGTCTTTGGGGAGTTGACGGAGATACAGCTATTGGATTATTCAATGGTGGTGGCGCTGCTCAATTAGGAGTTCAAGCAACTGGAGTATTAGCATATGCTGCTTGGGCAATTGGCTTATCATTTATTGTTCTTGGAATTTTAAAAGCAACAATGGGATTACGTGTAAGTAAAGAAGTAGAAATCGAAGGATTAGATGTTCACGAACATGGATCTATCGCATACCCAGGAGTTAGACAAAGAGAGTTTGACGATAAATAA
- a CDS encoding P-II family nitrogen regulator, which produces MKKIEAIIRKSKFSAVKEALHAVDVNFFSYWDVTGLGNEKEGHVYRGVSYSTSDIQRRHVSIVVNDDFEQITIDALLKSAATGEVGDGKIFVSDVTEVYRIRTGEKGGETLKKKSK; this is translated from the coding sequence ATGAAAAAAATAGAAGCGATTATAAGAAAATCCAAATTCAGCGCTGTAAAAGAAGCATTACACGCAGTAGATGTAAATTTCTTTTCTTATTGGGACGTTACTGGTTTAGGGAACGAAAAAGAAGGACACGTATACAGAGGTGTAAGCTACAGCACTAGCGACATACAACGTAGACACGTATCTATAGTAGTAAATGATGATTTCGAACAAATAACCATAGACGCTTTACTTAAATCAGCAGCAACAGGAGAAGTTGGTGATGGTAAAATATTCGTATCAGACGTAACAGAAGTATACAGAATAAGAACCGGAGAAAAAGGTGGTGAAACTTTAAAGAAAAAATCAAAATAA
- a CDS encoding ammonium transporter: MELLTINNVWMMICTALVFFMHLGFAFLEIGLTRQKNTLNILFKNIFIITTGLLLYALVGFNLMYPGFAEGSSGIFGFAGFGLSSPLTAEGALDLTYNEGYTYWTDFLFQGMFAATAATIVSGAVAERMKILPFMIFAVIYVGIVYPIAGSWKWGGGFLDQLATPFYDFAGSTLVHSVGGWAAVVAVCLLGARIGKFKKGEIQAIPGHNIPLATAGVLILWLGWFGFNGGSVLSADPGLTSLTLVTTCLSAAAGGVVAAIVSTIMYKNLDLTMFLNGILGGLVGITAGADQMSPTDAILIGAIAGAIIVFAVSLIDKLKLDDPVGAIAVHLICGIWGTLAVGIFGNLAGVDQFISQLIGVASYAVFCLATSFIIIYTLKKTMGIRVSEKEELEGLDVHEHGMDAYPDFRLNEH; the protein is encoded by the coding sequence ATGGAATTATTAACAATTAACAATGTATGGATGATGATCTGTACAGCACTAGTTTTCTTTATGCACTTAGGTTTTGCATTCTTAGAAATTGGTTTAACGAGACAGAAAAACACACTTAACATACTTTTTAAAAATATATTCATCATAACAACCGGACTTTTACTATATGCATTGGTAGGTTTTAATTTAATGTACCCTGGTTTCGCAGAAGGCTCTTCTGGAATTTTTGGTTTTGCAGGATTTGGATTATCATCTCCATTAACAGCAGAAGGCGCTTTAGACCTTACTTACAATGAAGGTTACACATATTGGACTGATTTCTTATTTCAAGGAATGTTTGCTGCAACTGCCGCAACCATAGTTTCTGGTGCTGTTGCCGAAAGAATGAAAATTCTTCCATTTATGATATTCGCCGTAATATACGTAGGTATCGTTTACCCAATTGCAGGTTCTTGGAAATGGGGTGGTGGATTTTTAGACCAATTAGCAACACCTTTTTATGATTTTGCAGGTTCTACATTAGTACACTCCGTTGGTGGATGGGCAGCCGTAGTAGCTGTTTGCTTATTAGGAGCTAGAATAGGAAAATTTAAAAAAGGAGAAATACAAGCAATCCCAGGTCACAACATACCTTTAGCAACTGCTGGTGTTTTAATACTTTGGTTAGGATGGTTTGGTTTTAACGGTGGTTCTGTTTTATCTGCAGATCCAGGATTAACATCTTTAACTTTAGTAACTACTTGTTTATCTGCTGCTGCCGGTGGAGTTGTAGCTGCTATTGTTTCTACTATAATGTATAAAAATCTAGATTTAACAATGTTCTTAAATGGTATTTTAGGAGGATTAGTGGGTATTACTGCAGGAGCAGATCAAATGTCTCCTACAGATGCTATTTTAATTGGTGCTATCGCTGGTGCAATTATTGTTTTTGCAGTTAGTTTAATAGATAAATTAAAATTAGATGACCCGGTTGGTGCTATTGCAGTTCACTTAATATGTGGTATTTGGGGAACTTTAGCAGTAGGTATATTTGGTAACCTTGCAGGTGTAGATCAATTTATTAGTCAACTAATTGGAGTAGCTTCTTATGCAGTATTTTGCTTAGCAACTTCGTTTATCATTATATACACTCTAAAGAAAACAATGGGAATTAGAGTTAGTGAAAAAGAAGAATTAGAAGGATTAGATGTTCATGAACATGGTATGGATGCATACCCTGATTTTCGTCTAAACGAGCACTAG